Proteins encoded within one genomic window of [Enterobacter] lignolyticus SCF1:
- a CDS encoding tagaturonate reductase — MNTLNRRDFPGAQYPERVIQFGEGNFLRAFVDWQIDLLNEHTDLNAGVVIVRPIESAFPPSLSTQDGLYTTIIRGLNEKGEAVSDARLIRSVNREISAYTDYAEFLKLAHNPQMRFVFSNTTEAGISYHAGDTFEDAPAVSYPAKLTRLLFERFSYFNGDADKGWVIVPCELIDYNGDALRELVLRYAQEWALPAAFVAWLSTANTFCSTLVDRIVTGYPRDEAAQLENGLGYKDGFLDTAEHFYLFVIQGPKTLARELRLDKYPLNVLIVDDIKPYKERKVAILNGAHTALVPVAFLAGLDTVGEAMNDSDICAFVEKAIYQEIIPVLDLPRDELESFASAVTGRFRNPYIKHQLLSIALNGMTKYRTRILPQLLAGQAASGKLPARLTFALAALIAFYRAERSGESYPVQDDADWIERYQQLWSLHRDKQINTVTLVEAVLCVQAHWEQDLTLVNGLVGQVAADLDAILTQGMRAAVKPLC, encoded by the coding sequence GTGAACACACTAAACCGCCGTGATTTTCCCGGTGCGCAGTACCCGGAACGCGTTATCCAGTTCGGTGAGGGTAACTTTCTCCGCGCTTTTGTCGACTGGCAGATTGACCTGTTGAATGAACATACCGACCTGAATGCCGGTGTGGTTATCGTTCGCCCGATTGAGAGCGCGTTTCCGCCGTCGCTGAGCACGCAGGACGGTCTGTACACCACAATTATTCGCGGGCTGAATGAAAAGGGCGAGGCGGTCAGCGACGCGCGCCTGATCCGCAGCGTAAACCGTGAAATCAGCGCCTACACCGATTACGCTGAATTTCTCAAACTGGCGCATAACCCGCAGATGCGTTTTGTGTTTTCCAACACTACAGAAGCGGGAATCAGCTATCACGCAGGCGACACGTTTGAGGATGCGCCGGCGGTAAGCTACCCGGCAAAGTTAACTCGCCTGCTGTTCGAACGTTTTAGCTATTTCAACGGCGACGCCGATAAGGGCTGGGTTATCGTCCCGTGCGAGCTGATTGACTACAACGGCGACGCGCTGCGCGAACTGGTGCTGCGCTACGCGCAGGAGTGGGCGCTTCCGGCGGCATTTGTGGCCTGGCTAAGCACGGCCAATACCTTCTGTTCGACGCTGGTTGACCGTATCGTCACTGGCTACCCGCGTGATGAAGCGGCCCAGCTTGAGAACGGACTGGGATATAAAGACGGTTTTCTGGATACCGCAGAGCATTTCTATCTGTTTGTTATTCAGGGGCCGAAAACGCTCGCCCGCGAGCTTCGTCTGGATAAGTACCCGCTTAACGTGCTGATTGTTGACGACATCAAACCGTACAAAGAGCGGAAGGTGGCTATTCTTAACGGCGCGCACACCGCGCTGGTGCCGGTCGCATTCCTGGCCGGGCTGGATACCGTCGGTGAGGCCATGAACGACAGCGATATTTGCGCTTTTGTCGAGAAAGCCATCTACCAGGAAATTATTCCGGTGCTGGACCTGCCGCGCGATGAGCTGGAGTCGTTCGCCAGCGCGGTGACCGGCCGATTCCGTAACCCGTATATTAAGCATCAGCTGCTGTCTATCGCGCTGAACGGGATGACGAAATACCGCACCCGTATTTTACCTCAGCTGCTGGCAGGGCAGGCGGCAAGCGGTAAATTACCGGCTCGTCTGACCTTTGCACTGGCGGCATTGATTGCCTTCTATCGCGCTGAGCGCAGCGGTGAAAGCTATCCGGTACAGGATGATGCCGACTGGATTGAACGCTATCAGCAGCTGTGGAGCCTGCACCGCGACAAGCAGATCAACACCGTGACGCTGGTTGAAGCTGTGCTCTGCGTGCAGGCGCACTGGGAGCAGGATCTGACGCTGGTGAATGGGCTGGTCGGGCAGGTCGCCGCCGATCTTGACGCCATTTTAACACAGGGGATGCGCGCCGCCGTTAAGCCGCTATGCTAA
- a CDS encoding DapH/DapD/GlmU-related protein, translating into MKNAKLAETFIDPSVRIRECTIGQQCEILGHSAMEYSSLGDFSYLGEYCTVADADIGRFVAIASQVRIGAPNHPMQRASQHRITYCPEYYSCAAVRDHDFFTDRHADKVVIGHDVWIGHGAIVLPGVTVGNGAVIAAGAVVSKDVAPYTIVGGVPAKVIRARFSESVAQQLQQIAWWEWPLETVIERLADFQQDDIAAFCEKYARG; encoded by the coding sequence ATGAAAAACGCCAAACTGGCTGAAACCTTTATCGACCCCAGCGTACGTATTCGCGAATGCACGATTGGCCAGCAGTGTGAAATTCTTGGTCACAGCGCCATGGAGTACAGCTCGCTTGGCGACTTTTCCTATCTTGGCGAATACTGCACGGTTGCCGATGCCGACATTGGCCGCTTTGTGGCGATTGCCAGCCAGGTGCGCATTGGTGCGCCGAACCACCCGATGCAGCGGGCTTCTCAGCATCGCATAACCTATTGCCCGGAGTACTACTCCTGCGCCGCGGTGCGGGATCATGATTTTTTTACCGATCGCCACGCCGATAAGGTCGTTATCGGCCATGATGTCTGGATAGGCCACGGCGCGATTGTTCTGCCGGGCGTGACCGTCGGCAATGGGGCGGTTATCGCCGCCGGTGCCGTGGTCAGTAAAGACGTCGCCCCTTACACCATTGTCGGCGGCGTTCCGGCAAAGGTGATTCGCGCCCGTTTTTCTGAGTCAGTCGCTCAGCAGCTGCAGCAGATCGCCTGGTGGGAGTGGCCGCTGGAGACGGTCATCGAGCGGCTGGCGGATTTTCAGCAGGATGATATCGCCGCATTTTGCGAAAAGTATGCGCGGGGGTAA
- a CDS encoding GNAT family N-acetyltransferase has translation MELVIREVAEGDWAAWHTLWDGYNRFYGSDISAEITQHTWQRLRDPHSAVHCRVAVADGCVVGFAMIVLHEGTWVTSPICYLEDLFVAAEMRGQGIARRLIQALVAEGKSAGWSRLYWHTAQNNPARNLYDEFTPADEYVRYRMNL, from the coding sequence ATGGAACTTGTGATTCGTGAAGTCGCCGAAGGTGACTGGGCGGCCTGGCATACGCTGTGGGACGGTTACAACCGGTTTTATGGCAGTGATATTTCTGCTGAGATTACGCAACACACCTGGCAACGCCTGCGCGATCCGCATTCCGCTGTTCACTGTCGGGTTGCGGTAGCCGATGGCTGCGTCGTCGGGTTCGCAATGATTGTGCTGCACGAAGGCACTTGGGTGACCTCGCCGATATGCTACCTGGAGGATCTGTTCGTGGCGGCCGAAATGCGGGGTCAGGGGATTGCGCGTCGGCTTATCCAGGCGCTGGTTGCAGAAGGAAAATCAGCAGGCTGGTCGCGTCTGTATTGGCACACAGCGCAAAATAATCCGGCGAGAAATCTGTATGATGAATTTACCCCGGCTGACGAATACGTGCGTTATCGGATGAATCTGTAG
- a CDS encoding bestrophin family protein has protein sequence MIVRPHEHWLTRIFVWHGSVLPKIFSRLLLNFLLSIAVILMLPWYYSLGIKLTVAPFSILGVAIAIFLGFRNNACYARYVEARLLWGQLMIASRSLLREVKNTLPDGTSVDSFVRLQIAFAHSLRMTLRRLPQQETLSRYLTPEQLSAVLAVQSPANHILLLMGNWLAEYRKQGVLSDILFHSLNNRLNDMSGVLAGCERIANTPVPFAYSLILHRTVYLFCIMLPFALVVDLHYMTPFVSVLISYTFIALDALAEELEDPFGLENNDLPLDAICNTIEIDMLQMNAETALPPKMSPDKCYQLT, from the coding sequence ATGATCGTAAGACCTCACGAACACTGGCTGACGCGCATCTTTGTCTGGCACGGCTCGGTGTTGCCGAAAATTTTTTCCCGTTTACTGCTCAATTTCCTGCTCTCTATCGCGGTGATCCTGATGCTGCCCTGGTACTACAGCCTGGGTATCAAGCTGACGGTGGCGCCGTTCAGCATTCTGGGCGTTGCTATCGCTATCTTCCTCGGCTTTCGTAATAACGCCTGCTATGCGCGCTATGTCGAAGCGCGCCTGCTGTGGGGGCAGCTTATGATAGCCTCCCGTTCGCTGCTGCGGGAAGTCAAAAATACGCTGCCGGACGGCACCTCTGTCGATAGCTTTGTGCGTCTGCAAATTGCCTTCGCCCACAGTCTGCGCATGACGCTGCGTCGCCTGCCGCAGCAGGAAACGCTGTCCCGCTACTTAACCCCGGAGCAGCTCAGTGCCGTGCTGGCCGTGCAGTCTCCGGCAAACCATATTCTGCTGCTGATGGGCAACTGGCTGGCGGAGTACCGTAAACAGGGCGTGCTGTCGGATATTTTGTTCCACAGCCTGAATAACCGTCTCAACGACATGTCTGGCGTACTGGCCGGTTGTGAACGTATTGCCAATACGCCCGTGCCGTTTGCCTATTCGCTTATCCTGCACCGTACGGTCTACCTGTTCTGCATCATGCTGCCGTTTGCGCTGGTTGTGGACCTGCACTACATGACGCCGTTTGTTTCTGTGCTGATTTCCTATACCTTTATTGCGCTTGATGCGCTGGCCGAAGAGCTTGAAGATCCTTTTGGCCTGGAAAATAACGACCTGCCGCTGGATGCCATTTGCAATACGATTGAAATCGATATGCTGCAGATGAATGCGGAAACGGCGCTCCCCCCTAAAATGAGTCCGGATAAATGCTATCAGCTCACCTGA
- a CDS encoding Csu type fimbrial protein yields MRVREWLLAVLLLCPGPGHAVTCSVSNVQTINFGAVNPLSATGASTSMTFSYSCAKQVGDVLAGVNLCFNIGASAVSGQVTTRSMSFAGPPASTLNYQLYQDSGYSTVWGSQNQAGTSPPMVQLTLLDLVPVTGSLTVYGQITTPQTAAAPGNYQDSYTAATANVTVNIGLLAPPTTCGSTVATTFPFTVSAAVTKQCNISYANNVNFGAVNSTQTNLTTSNTLGVACSNNTPYTIGLQPSNGSTAGSGVMKGTGSNTDQVPYQLSSTTGPSGTPWGNTSQNNIAGTGSGSTKPYTVYATVPGANYTPDSYADTVTVSVTY; encoded by the coding sequence ATGAGAGTAAGAGAGTGGCTGCTCGCCGTACTGCTGCTGTGCCCGGGCCCAGGCCATGCGGTGACCTGCTCGGTGAGTAACGTTCAGACAATCAATTTTGGCGCGGTGAACCCGCTTTCAGCGACGGGAGCCAGTACCTCCATGACCTTTAGCTACTCCTGCGCAAAACAGGTGGGCGACGTGCTGGCAGGCGTCAACCTGTGCTTTAATATTGGCGCTTCTGCGGTGAGCGGACAAGTGACGACGCGCAGCATGTCGTTTGCCGGCCCTCCCGCCAGCACGCTCAACTATCAGCTGTATCAGGACAGCGGATACAGCACCGTCTGGGGAAGCCAGAACCAGGCAGGCACCAGTCCCCCGATGGTACAGCTCACCTTGCTGGACCTTGTTCCCGTGACGGGAAGCCTGACGGTCTATGGCCAGATTACGACGCCGCAAACGGCCGCCGCGCCGGGAAACTATCAGGATAGCTATACCGCCGCGACGGCAAACGTGACGGTCAATATTGGTCTGCTCGCGCCGCCAACAACCTGCGGCAGTACGGTGGCGACGACGTTTCCTTTCACGGTGTCGGCGGCTGTCACGAAGCAATGCAACATTAGCTATGCCAACAATGTCAATTTTGGCGCGGTCAATTCAACGCAAACCAACCTGACGACGTCGAATACGCTTGGCGTGGCGTGTTCCAACAACACCCCCTATACCATCGGTCTGCAGCCGTCGAACGGCAGCACGGCAGGCAGCGGCGTAATGAAAGGCACCGGGAGCAATACCGACCAGGTTCCTTACCAGCTCAGCTCAACCACGGGGCCGTCGGGTACGCCATGGGGAAACACGTCACAAAACAATATCGCCGGTACCGGTAGCGGCTCGACGAAACCCTATACGGTTTATGCTACCGTGCCGGGCGCCAACTATACGCCCGATAGCTATGCGGACACCGTGACGGTATCCGTCACCTACTGA
- a CDS encoding fimbria/pilus outer membrane usher protein has product MASAQAINNNTPQAGVIADATPLVGSDLYLDVTLNGNPVGLVHLGYANGKLYGSANALRQLGLRLPKNAPAVVCLNDIAQLKIDYNVQQQTLALTAPLNQLDLATTQLNSPAETGPAASASRGALLNYDLYAEQGKESSVNTFSELRAFNALGVFSTTQLTQYSTEAHAENRFNRLDTSWRSSFPDNMLAVTLGDTLTSSLPWSRPTRIGGIQIGTDFGLRPYMPTTPLPAFLGSATLPSNVELYVNGVKYYNGEVPAGSFQINTMPNISGAGNAQVMMTDALGRTSVQNFSFYNDQQLLREGLTSWSAELGVVRENYGYASFDYASAPALSGTWRRGISNTFTAGAHAEASDGLINAGFSSDWVPGSRSGTLSLAFAASKDAGESGFLYSIGYRWSGEKLNFSTSTTATSGDYHDVATHYGTPPPSLSSNTVIGYSLASAGNVSLSYLQFRYPQESAERYVNVSWYKSISDNITLNAGFNQNVDDTRDRSLYLMVTLTTGGNLSASGTVQRTNGNTGVQLNASQTPLTDGGWGWNVAASQQASQQSGQGEVGYLGRYGKVYTGFSSVPDNQYGYAGATGSLVAMGGGIFAAREINNGFAVVSTDGIADVPVKLQNNLVGTSDARGLLLVTSLNSYQNNQISIDPTNLPANMRIDRVSVNATPADRAGTLVRFGITPVRAGLVILVDGQGKAIPEGSTATSVTGAGQSSIVGFDGMAYFDTLEPHNRLRVNTESGTCAVAFDYPDKVKGIAQIGPLVCR; this is encoded by the coding sequence ATGGCGTCCGCACAGGCTATCAATAATAACACCCCACAGGCCGGGGTCATTGCTGATGCAACCCCGCTTGTCGGGAGTGATTTATATCTCGACGTAACTCTGAATGGAAATCCCGTGGGGCTGGTTCACCTGGGCTATGCCAATGGAAAATTATACGGCAGCGCAAACGCGTTGCGGCAGTTGGGATTACGCCTGCCAAAAAACGCCCCAGCGGTCGTCTGCCTGAACGATATTGCGCAGTTAAAAATTGACTATAACGTTCAGCAGCAAACGCTGGCGCTAACGGCGCCTCTGAACCAGCTGGATCTCGCCACCACCCAGCTTAATTCGCCGGCAGAAACGGGGCCTGCGGCATCAGCGTCGCGCGGAGCGCTGCTGAATTATGACCTTTACGCGGAACAGGGAAAGGAAAGCAGCGTAAATACCTTCAGCGAGCTGCGGGCTTTTAACGCTCTGGGCGTGTTCAGCACCACTCAGTTGACGCAGTACTCCACAGAGGCCCATGCGGAAAATCGGTTTAACCGCCTTGATACCAGCTGGCGTTCGTCTTTTCCGGATAACATGCTGGCCGTGACCCTCGGCGATACCCTGACCAGCTCGCTGCCCTGGTCGCGTCCGACCCGCATCGGCGGCATCCAGATAGGCACCGACTTCGGCCTGCGGCCGTACATGCCCACCACCCCGCTTCCGGCGTTCCTCGGCTCTGCTACCCTGCCGTCAAACGTTGAGCTGTACGTCAACGGGGTGAAGTACTACAACGGCGAAGTACCGGCAGGCAGTTTCCAGATCAACACAATGCCGAATATCAGCGGCGCCGGTAATGCGCAGGTGATGATGACGGATGCGCTGGGCAGAACCTCGGTGCAAAACTTCTCGTTTTACAATGATCAGCAGCTCCTGCGCGAGGGGCTGACCTCCTGGTCGGCCGAACTGGGCGTCGTACGGGAAAATTACGGTTACGCCTCGTTTGATTATGCCAGCGCTCCGGCGCTGAGCGGAACCTGGCGGCGCGGCATCAGCAACACCTTCACCGCGGGGGCTCACGCAGAGGCTAGCGATGGACTGATCAATGCCGGTTTCAGCAGCGACTGGGTTCCCGGTAGCCGCAGCGGAACGCTGTCTTTGGCTTTTGCGGCGAGCAAAGATGCGGGTGAAAGCGGTTTTTTATACAGCATCGGCTACCGCTGGTCCGGGGAAAAACTCAATTTCAGTACCAGTACAACCGCCACCTCCGGCGATTATCACGATGTCGCGACCCATTACGGCACCCCGCCGCCGTCGTTAAGCAGCAACACGGTCATTGGCTACTCGCTGGCGTCGGCTGGCAACGTCAGCCTGAGCTACCTGCAGTTTCGCTACCCGCAGGAAAGCGCTGAGCGGTATGTCAACGTCAGCTGGTATAAGTCCATCAGCGACAATATTACGCTTAACGCCGGCTTCAACCAGAACGTCGATGATACTCGGGACAGAAGCCTGTATCTGATGGTGACCCTCACCACCGGCGGGAATCTGAGCGCAAGCGGCACCGTACAGCGCACCAACGGCAACACCGGCGTTCAGCTCAACGCCAGCCAGACGCCGCTTACCGACGGCGGCTGGGGCTGGAACGTCGCCGCCAGCCAGCAGGCATCGCAGCAAAGCGGCCAGGGCGAAGTCGGCTACCTGGGGCGCTATGGAAAGGTGTATACCGGTTTTAGCAGCGTCCCCGATAACCAGTATGGCTACGCTGGCGCCACCGGTTCGCTGGTCGCGATGGGCGGCGGGATCTTTGCCGCACGGGAGATCAATAACGGTTTTGCCGTGGTCTCCACCGACGGGATTGCGGATGTCCCCGTTAAGTTGCAAAACAACCTGGTCGGTACCAGCGACGCCCGCGGGCTGCTGCTGGTCACCTCGCTGAATAGCTACCAGAACAACCAGATAAGCATCGATCCGACGAATCTCCCGGCCAATATGCGTATCGACCGGGTCAGCGTTAACGCGACGCCGGCGGATCGCGCCGGGACGCTGGTGAGATTTGGTATTACCCCCGTGCGCGCCGGTCTGGTGATTCTGGTGGACGGTCAGGGAAAGGCTATCCCGGAAGGCAGTACGGCGACCTCGGTTACCGGCGCCGGTCAGTCATCGATCGTCGGCTTTGACGGTATGGCCTATTTTGACACCCTGGAGCCGCACAATCGTCTGCGGGTCAACACCGAGTCGGGAACCTGCGCCGTGGCGTTTGATTATCCCGATAAGGTGAAAGGCATTGCGCAGATTGGTCCGCTGGTATGCCGTTAA
- a CDS encoding GNAT family N-acetyltransferase produces MTTSHSLLLLSGAEIRDRLDPLAAVLADCVNGGASVSFMLPFHPDTARAFWLDVADSVDAGERLLLVAEDGDGLISGAVQLITAMPENQPHRGEVAKLLVHSRGRRQGTARALMAALEQLAREREKSVLVLDTATGSGAEIFYQRCGWQKVGEIPRFALMPDGEMSATSVFYKLL; encoded by the coding sequence ATGACGACATCTCACTCTCTTTTACTCCTCTCTGGCGCGGAGATCCGCGACCGTCTGGACCCACTGGCCGCCGTACTGGCAGACTGCGTCAACGGCGGCGCGTCCGTCAGCTTTATGCTGCCTTTCCATCCTGACACCGCGCGCGCCTTCTGGCTCGACGTCGCCGACAGCGTGGATGCCGGTGAGCGGCTGCTGCTGGTGGCGGAGGATGGCGACGGCCTGATTTCCGGTGCCGTACAGTTAATTACGGCGATGCCGGAAAATCAACCGCACCGGGGCGAAGTCGCCAAATTGCTGGTTCACTCTCGCGGACGACGGCAGGGTACCGCCCGCGCGCTGATGGCGGCGCTGGAACAGCTGGCGCGGGAGCGTGAGAAGAGCGTGCTGGTGCTGGATACCGCGACCGGCAGCGGCGCCGAGATTTTTTATCAGCGCTGCGGCTGGCAGAAAGTCGGGGAGATTCCGCGTTTTGCGCTGATGCCGGACGGTGAAATGAGCGCGACCTCGGTGTTTTATAAACTCTTATAA
- the tam gene encoding trans-aconitate 2-methyltransferase — MADWNPSLYLQFASERTRPAAELLARISHPDARYIADLGCGPGNSTALLRSAWPQAQIAGVDSSAAMLEKARKALPDCQFQEADISRWTPAHPLDVLYANASLQWVPDHAALMPRLASLLAPGGVLAVQMPDNWQEPSHVLMRQVGQELGLTPRDREPLSGARAYYDMLSSRGCEVDIWRTTYFHPMASHQAIVDWLSATGLRPWLQDLAPARQQAFLQRYLQLLEEHYPRQQNGQILLAFPRLFIVARRLTS, encoded by the coding sequence ATGGCCGACTGGAATCCCTCGCTGTACCTGCAGTTTGCCTCAGAACGCACCCGCCCGGCCGCGGAATTACTGGCCCGCATCTCTCACCCTGACGCCCGCTATATCGCCGATCTCGGCTGCGGTCCGGGAAACAGCACCGCGCTATTGCGCAGCGCCTGGCCGCAGGCGCAGATCGCCGGCGTCGATAGCTCGGCCGCCATGCTGGAAAAAGCGCGAAAAGCGCTGCCGGACTGCCAGTTCCAGGAGGCGGACATCAGCCGATGGACGCCAGCACATCCGCTGGATGTGCTGTATGCCAACGCCTCGCTCCAGTGGGTTCCTGACCACGCTGCGCTGATGCCCCGCCTGGCGTCGCTGCTGGCGCCCGGCGGCGTACTGGCGGTACAAATGCCGGATAACTGGCAGGAGCCGTCGCACGTGCTGATGCGTCAGGTGGGCCAGGAGCTTGGGCTTACGCCGCGCGACCGTGAGCCGCTTTCAGGCGCACGGGCCTATTACGATATGTTGAGCAGCCGCGGCTGCGAGGTGGATATCTGGCGGACGACCTATTTTCATCCGATGGCATCCCATCAGGCGATCGTCGACTGGCTGAGCGCCACAGGGCTGCGCCCCTGGTTGCAGGATTTGGCGCCAGCGAGGCAGCAGGCTTTTTTGCAGCGTTATCTGCAGCTGCTTGAGGAACATTATCCTCGCCAGCAGAACGGCCAGATTCTGCTGGCGTTTCCTCGCTTATTCATCGTCGCCCGGCGGCTTACCAGCTGA
- a CDS encoding DUF6404 family protein: MSFEDRKQRALTLMDSKKMWRSSYAPPLLRLLWKMGFRIPPLPFVPFWQNFLLMSLSFGPLWGIFMWLSIWQSEGTSAAEAIARTCLAGGLFGIVMAAYQYWLRKANKLPDWTCLGR, encoded by the coding sequence ATGTCATTTGAGGACAGAAAACAACGCGCTCTTACCCTCATGGACAGCAAGAAAATGTGGCGCAGCAGCTATGCTCCGCCTTTACTGCGCCTGTTGTGGAAAATGGGGTTCCGGATACCGCCTTTACCTTTTGTTCCCTTCTGGCAGAACTTTCTGCTGATGAGCCTGAGTTTCGGCCCGCTGTGGGGGATTTTCATGTGGTTGTCAATCTGGCAAAGCGAAGGCACATCTGCTGCTGAAGCCATTGCCAGGACCTGTCTGGCCGGAGGGCTTTTCGGGATAGTGATGGCGGCTTATCAGTATTGGCTGAGGAAGGCGAATAAGTTACCGGACTGGACTTGCCTGGGCCGCTAG
- a CDS encoding Glu/Leu/Phe/Val family dehydrogenase yields MDKLSYASDSSTSAWNTYLQQIERVAPYLGELSRWVDTLRHPKRALIVDIPVQMDDGTIRHFEGYRVQHNLSRGPGKGGVRYHPDVDLNEVMALSAWMTIKCAALNLPYGGAKGGIRVDPFSLSEGELERLTRRYTSEIGIIIGPQKDIPAPDVGTNGKVMAWMMDTYSMNHGTTITGVVTGKPIHLGGSLGREKATGRGVFVSGLEVARRANITIEGARVAVQGFGNVGSEAARLFSAAGARVVAIQDHTATLFNNTGIDMNALTAWQIEHKQIAGFPGAETIASEAFWSVQMDILIPAALEGQITRHRAEILTCKLVLEGANGPTFPDADDVLANRGIIVVPDVVCNAGGVTVSYFEWVQDMASFFWSEEEINARMDKIMTDAMVHVWEKAAEKSCSLRTAAYIVACERILLARKDRGIYPG; encoded by the coding sequence ATGGATAAGTTATCTTACGCCTCAGATAGCAGCACATCTGCCTGGAATACCTACCTGCAACAAATCGAGCGTGTGGCCCCTTACCTGGGCGAACTGTCCCGTTGGGTAGATACCCTGCGCCACCCGAAGCGTGCGCTGATCGTCGATATCCCGGTGCAAATGGATGACGGTACTATCCGCCATTTCGAAGGCTATCGCGTGCAGCACAACCTTTCCCGCGGTCCGGGCAAAGGTGGCGTGCGCTATCACCCTGACGTTGATCTTAATGAAGTGATGGCCCTTTCCGCGTGGATGACCATCAAGTGTGCGGCGCTGAACCTGCCGTACGGCGGTGCCAAAGGCGGTATTCGCGTCGATCCGTTCTCGTTGTCAGAAGGTGAACTGGAGCGTCTGACCCGTCGCTATACCAGCGAAATCGGCATTATTATTGGACCGCAGAAAGACATTCCGGCGCCGGATGTCGGCACCAACGGCAAAGTAATGGCCTGGATGATGGATACCTACTCCATGAACCACGGCACGACCATTACCGGCGTTGTGACCGGCAAACCGATCCACCTCGGCGGCTCATTGGGCCGTGAGAAAGCTACCGGCCGCGGCGTGTTTGTCAGCGGTCTGGAAGTGGCGCGTCGCGCCAACATCACTATCGAAGGCGCTCGCGTTGCGGTGCAGGGCTTCGGTAACGTGGGCAGTGAAGCCGCGCGTCTGTTCTCTGCCGCCGGCGCTCGCGTTGTGGCGATTCAGGATCATACCGCGACGCTGTTCAACAACACCGGTATCGATATGAACGCCCTCACCGCCTGGCAGATCGAGCACAAGCAGATTGCCGGTTTCCCGGGCGCGGAAACCATTGCCAGCGAAGCGTTCTGGAGCGTGCAGATGGACATCCTGATCCCGGCTGCGCTTGAAGGTCAGATTACCCGCCATCGCGCTGAAATACTGACCTGTAAATTGGTGCTGGAAGGCGCTAACGGTCCGACCTTCCCGGATGCTGACGACGTGCTGGCAAACCGCGGCATCATCGTAGTGCCTGACGTGGTATGTAACGCCGGCGGCGTAACCGTCAGCTACTTTGAATGGGTGCAGGACATGGCAAGCTTCTTCTGGAGTGAAGAAGAGATCAACGCACGCATGGACAAAATCATGACCGATGCGATGGTTCACGTCTGGGAAAAAGCAGCTGAAAAATCCTGCTCCCTGCGTACCGCCGCCTACATCGTCGCCTGTGAGCGCATCCTGCTGGCGCGTAAAGATCGCGGTATCTATCCGGGTTAA
- a CDS encoding Exc2 family lipoprotein, whose amino-acid sequence MKKTKVMTGIFLSLILAGCVTQTSPERHSMYFARHDPTMTGGNYVSSPTYTAKLNLPVYQKIYKQGQDAKSRGVSKEQAMRFADDIYQSAVKSTVWNQSFMNLKDHKTPMDPDERAAALWGQTLKDTYLDGYNGIQ is encoded by the coding sequence ATGAAAAAAACAAAAGTTATGACGGGAATATTTCTGTCTCTTATCCTCGCGGGATGCGTCACACAGACATCACCTGAGCGCCACTCGATGTATTTTGCCCGGCACGATCCGACGATGACCGGAGGGAACTATGTGTCGAGTCCAACCTATACCGCAAAACTCAACTTACCCGTTTACCAGAAGATTTATAAACAGGGGCAGGACGCGAAATCCAGAGGCGTTAGCAAGGAACAGGCGATGCGTTTCGCTGACGACATTTATCAGTCGGCGGTCAAATCTACCGTATGGAACCAGTCGTTTATGAACCTCAAAGATCATAAAACGCCGATGGACCCCGATGAACGGGCCGCGGCGCTGTGGGGACAGACCTTAAAGGATACCTACCTTGATGGCTACAACGGTATTCAGTGA